The Nocardia sp. XZ_19_385 genome window below encodes:
- a CDS encoding LLM class F420-dependent oxidoreductase, with product MKLRIFTEPQQGADYDTLLTVAKATEDLGFDAFFRSDHYVAMGDADGLPGPTDAWITLAGLARETKRIRLGTLVTAATFRLPGPLAIQVAQVDQMSGGRVELGLGSGWFASEHAAYGIPFPEDKFARFEEQLAIVTGLWATKLGDKFDFDGAHYQLKDSPALPKPVQDPLPVIIGGTGPKRTPRLAAQYASEFNVPFHSVEDSVRSFDRVRAAAEAYGRTDELVYSNALVVCVGDSDAEVARRAAAIGREVDELKTNGLAGSPAEVVDKIGRYAKIGSSRIYLQVLDLGDLDHLELIAAKVQSQL from the coding sequence ATGAAACTGCGCATCTTCACCGAGCCGCAGCAGGGTGCGGACTACGACACGCTGCTGACCGTCGCGAAAGCTACCGAGGACTTGGGGTTCGACGCATTCTTCCGGTCGGACCACTACGTGGCCATGGGCGACGCCGACGGGTTGCCCGGGCCGACCGACGCCTGGATCACCCTCGCCGGGCTGGCGCGGGAGACCAAGCGGATCCGATTGGGCACCCTGGTCACCGCCGCGACCTTCCGGCTGCCCGGGCCGTTGGCGATACAGGTCGCGCAGGTCGACCAGATGTCCGGTGGCCGGGTCGAATTGGGACTGGGCAGCGGCTGGTTCGCCAGCGAGCATGCCGCTTACGGAATCCCGTTCCCGGAGGACAAGTTCGCTCGGTTCGAGGAACAGCTGGCGATCGTCACGGGGCTGTGGGCGACCAAACTCGGGGACAAGTTCGACTTCGACGGCGCGCACTATCAGCTGAAGGACTCCCCCGCGCTGCCCAAGCCGGTGCAGGATCCGCTGCCGGTGATCATCGGCGGGACCGGGCCCAAGCGCACGCCGCGGCTCGCCGCGCAGTACGCGAGCGAGTTCAACGTGCCGTTCCACTCGGTCGAGGACAGTGTTCGCAGTTTCGACCGGGTGCGGGCGGCGGCCGAAGCCTATGGCCGCACCGATGAGCTGGTGTATTCCAACGCGCTGGTGGTCTGCGTCGGTGACAGCGATGCCGAGGTCGCACGCCGGGCCGCGGCGATCGGCCGGGAAGTCGATGAGCTGAAGACCAATGGCCTGGCCGGGTCGCCCGCCGAGGTGGTCGACAAGATCGGGCGCTATGCCAAGATCGGCAGTTCGCGCATCTATCTGCAGGTTCTGGATCTGGGGGATTTGGACCACCTGGAATTGATTGCGGCGAAGGTGCAGTCGCAACTCTGA
- a CDS encoding RNA polymerase sigma factor, translating to MQPDDGRALSEAAIEALLAEVLRECALEPLLLLDAARSGSTLVRIARNGAAGPDPFDEILIDAYESTRAPMIGWATAEVTDPEDIVRTAFMRVYARRPDITEAEDMREYLWRTTENLIRDTPRHKTADRLDPAGDERIALLAERTGLSFEDTITLRHMLIAALETLPQREREAVVLRGYEGSTYAEIGLIMGLAPDTVESHIHDALAEVSARLQAA from the coding sequence ATGCAACCGGATGACGGACGAGCGCTGTCCGAAGCCGCCATCGAAGCGCTGCTCGCCGAGGTGTTGCGCGAATGCGCACTGGAACCCCTGCTGCTACTGGATGCCGCGCGCTCCGGCAGCACGCTGGTCCGGATCGCCCGCAACGGCGCCGCTGGACCCGACCCTTTCGACGAAATCCTCATCGACGCCTACGAATCCACTCGTGCGCCGATGATCGGCTGGGCCACCGCAGAAGTCACCGACCCCGAAGACATCGTGCGCACCGCGTTCATGCGCGTCTACGCTCGCCGCCCGGATATCACCGAGGCCGAAGACATGCGCGAATACCTGTGGCGCACCACCGAGAACCTGATCCGCGACACCCCGCGCCACAAAACCGCCGACCGCCTCGACCCGGCCGGTGACGAACGCATCGCGCTCCTCGCCGAACGGACCGGCTTGTCCTTCGAGGACACGATTACGTTGCGGCACATGCTGATCGCGGCCTTGGAAACGCTGCCGCAGCGCGAACGCGAGGCCGTGGTGTTGCGCGGCTACGAGGGCAGCACCTACGCGGAGATCGGCCTGATCATGGGCTTGGCACCGGACACCGTGGAGTCCCACATCCACGATGCGCTCGCCGAGGTCAGCGCGCGCCTGCAGGCCGCCTAA
- a CDS encoding LGFP repeat-containing protein — MRPFRRTNRPAESRKPGTLATAIVASGIALTVCAATAGARPVGPFDVGGAIETEFDRAGGTGALGEPTAPEADAAGGGKFQTFANNASIYWSDPTGAHVVSGPIRNKWSALGWESGALRYPVTSESQTPTGSGLFVQFQGGSIYYSVGTDAHQIGGFIRDKWGQLGWENGPLGFPLTDEAAGAKGGRYNLFPGGAIYWSSSSGAHAVWGSIRDNWVRAGGESGRYGYPTSDEYDYEDGKAQDFQGGRITWQP, encoded by the coding sequence TTGAGACCGTTCCGTCGCACAAACCGCCCAGCTGAATCGCGTAAGCCCGGCACCTTGGCCACCGCCATCGTCGCCTCGGGTATCGCCCTGACCGTGTGCGCGGCAACCGCCGGTGCGCGCCCCGTCGGGCCATTCGATGTCGGCGGAGCGATCGAGACGGAATTCGACCGGGCCGGAGGTACGGGCGCGCTCGGCGAGCCCACCGCGCCGGAAGCGGATGCGGCGGGCGGCGGCAAGTTCCAGACTTTTGCCAACAACGCCTCCATCTACTGGTCCGATCCGACCGGCGCGCACGTCGTGTCGGGTCCGATCCGCAATAAATGGAGTGCGCTGGGCTGGGAAAGCGGGGCGCTGCGCTACCCGGTGACCAGTGAATCCCAGACTCCGACCGGTTCCGGCCTCTTCGTCCAATTCCAGGGCGGTTCCATTTATTACTCCGTCGGCACCGACGCGCACCAGATCGGCGGATTCATCCGCGACAAGTGGGGTCAGCTGGGCTGGGAGAACGGCCCGCTCGGATTCCCGCTCACCGACGAAGCCGCGGGCGCCAAGGGCGGGCGCTATAACCTTTTCCCAGGTGGGGCTATCTATTGGTCGTCCAGCTCGGGCGCGCACGCCGTGTGGGGCTCGATCCGGGACAACTGGGTCCGGGCCGGTGGGGAGAGCGGCCGCTACGGTTATCCGACCAGCGACGAATACGACTACGAAGACGGTAAAGCCCAGGACTTCCAGGGCGGCCGCATCACGTGGCAGCCGTAG
- a CDS encoding Gfo/Idh/MocA family oxidoreductase — protein MSSLEVAIIGYGLAGSVFHAPLIASEPRMRVAAVVTGSAERAAQAEREHPGVRVFPDADALFADLSGIDLVVIATPNRTHAPLARRALAAGVPVVVDKPFAVTATDAEALVAQADQTGVPLSVFQNRRWDGDFLTVRQLIDTGKLGTVRRFESRFERWRPVPKGGWREVGDAADGAGILLDLGPHLLDQALTLFGPVREVYCELDRRRDGIQTDDDAFLALTHDSGVRSHLWMSAVTPQLGPRFRVLGSESGYVVHGLDPQEAALRDGKRPGDGPWGTVESGDWGLVGADPDLQPYPTLAGDYPAFYTAMADALLNGAPVPVDPRDAVTALRILEAARDSAAEGAQRPL, from the coding sequence ATGAGCAGCCTCGAGGTCGCCATCATCGGGTACGGGCTCGCGGGATCGGTGTTCCACGCACCGCTGATCGCCAGCGAACCGCGGATGCGGGTGGCCGCGGTGGTCACCGGGTCGGCGGAACGGGCCGCCCAAGCCGAGCGCGAGCATCCCGGCGTGCGCGTGTTCCCGGACGCCGACGCGCTCTTCGCCGACCTCTCCGGCATCGATCTGGTGGTGATCGCGACGCCGAACCGTACGCACGCACCCTTGGCGCGGCGCGCACTGGCCGCGGGAGTGCCTGTGGTGGTGGATAAACCGTTCGCGGTCACGGCGACCGACGCCGAAGCCCTTGTCGCACAGGCGGATCAGACCGGGGTCCCGCTGTCGGTGTTCCAGAACCGGCGCTGGGACGGCGATTTCCTGACCGTGCGGCAGCTGATCGACACCGGCAAGCTCGGTACCGTGCGACGGTTCGAGTCCCGCTTCGAGCGCTGGCGTCCGGTCCCCAAGGGCGGCTGGCGCGAGGTGGGTGACGCCGCGGACGGCGCGGGCATCCTCCTCGATCTGGGCCCGCACCTGCTCGACCAGGCGCTGACCCTGTTCGGCCCGGTCCGCGAGGTGTACTGCGAACTGGACCGCCGCCGCGACGGCATCCAGACCGACGACGACGCGTTCCTCGCCCTCACCCACGACTCCGGCGTCCGCTCCCATCTGTGGATGAGCGCGGTGACACCGCAGCTCGGCCCGCGCTTCCGGGTGCTCGGTTCGGAGTCCGGTTACGTCGTCCACGGCCTGGACCCGCAGGAAGCGGCGTTGCGCGACGGCAAACGCCCCGGCGACGGTCCTTGGGGCACAGTCGAATCCGGCGACTGGGGCCTCGTCGGCGCCGACCCCGACCTGCAGCCATACCCCACCCTGGCGGGCGACTACCCCGCGTTCTACACCGCGATGGCGGACGCCCTGCTGAACGGCGCTCCCGTCCCCGTCGACCCGCGCGACGCAGTCACCGCGCTGCGCATCCTCGAAGCCGCCCGCGACTCCGCGGCCGAAGGCGCACAACGCCCGCTCTAG
- a CDS encoding M50 family metallopeptidase translates to MDSAEFIDRGASIADRLQTTQLPPSWQLVVITGLIALVLVGYSPVWRMTRNVVTIAHEGGHALFALLTGRRLNSITLHSDTSGLTVSSGKPYGLGMILTAMAGYPAPPLLGLGFAALLGANRITLMLWTAIVLLAAVLIKVRNIYGLITVFGLGALIFAVSWFGTDTVQAAFAYLGAWFLLLAGTRPVLELQRGRRQRWRNPGGVDSDADQLARLTHLPGLLWVLFFAAIAVSCLVLGTGFLLSDATGVCIPVVSGDCPAPSWLNP, encoded by the coding sequence GTGGATAGTGCGGAATTCATCGACCGGGGCGCGTCTATCGCCGATCGGCTCCAGACGACCCAGTTGCCGCCATCGTGGCAGCTCGTGGTGATCACCGGCCTGATCGCGCTGGTACTTGTCGGCTACTCCCCTGTGTGGCGGATGACGCGCAATGTGGTGACCATCGCGCACGAGGGCGGCCACGCGCTGTTCGCCTTGCTCACCGGCCGCCGCCTCAACAGCATCACCTTGCATTCCGATACCTCGGGCCTCACCGTCTCCAGCGGCAAACCGTACGGCCTCGGCATGATCCTCACCGCGATGGCGGGCTACCCCGCACCCCCGCTGCTCGGGCTGGGTTTCGCGGCCCTGCTCGGCGCCAACCGCATCACCCTGATGCTGTGGACCGCCATCGTCCTGCTGGCGGCGGTCCTCATCAAGGTCCGCAACATCTACGGCCTGATTACCGTATTCGGTTTGGGGGCCCTGATTTTCGCGGTCTCCTGGTTCGGCACCGACACCGTGCAGGCCGCCTTCGCCTACCTCGGCGCCTGGTTCCTGCTGCTCGCCGGCACCCGTCCGGTCCTGGAGTTACAGCGCGGTCGCCGGCAGCGCTGGCGCAACCCCGGCGGTGTCGACTCCGACGCCGACCAGCTCGCTCGCCTCACCCATCTGCCCGGTCTGCTCTGGGTGCTGTTCTTCGCCGCCATCGCCGTCAGCTGCCTCGTGCTGGGCACCGGATTCCTGCTTTCCGACGCGACCGGCGTCTGTATCCCCGTGGTCTCCGGCGACTGCCCGGCCCCGTCCTGGCTCAACCCCTGA